In one Candidatus Pelagibacter sp. HTCC7211 genomic region, the following are encoded:
- the plsY gene encoding glycerol-3-phosphate 1-O-acyltransferase PlsY, whose amino-acid sequence MEYLIVGIISYLMGSIPFGYILTKIFLKQDIREIGSGNIGATNTLRTGNKLIGYSTLILDIAKAIIPVIYVKINYPELIYIASLCAFLGHVFPIWLKFKGGKGVATYVGILFSINIILGIIFVLSWGIIFLIFKYSSLSSIIGSLSIPVYLIITSQIKDVIFFGIMFILIFYTHRENIKRLKNKEENKTKIY is encoded by the coding sequence ATGGAATATTTAATTGTTGGAATAATTTCATATCTAATGGGTTCAATACCATTTGGTTATATTTTAACAAAAATTTTCTTAAAACAAGATATTAGAGAAATTGGATCTGGTAATATCGGGGCTACTAATACTTTAAGAACAGGAAACAAATTAATCGGTTATTCTACATTAATCTTAGATATAGCTAAGGCAATAATTCCAGTTATTTATGTCAAAATAAATTATCCAGAACTTATATATATAGCATCGTTATGTGCCTTTTTAGGACATGTTTTTCCCATATGGCTTAAATTTAAAGGAGGTAAAGGTGTTGCAACATACGTAGGAATTTTATTTTCAATAAATATAATATTAGGAATAATTTTTGTTTTAAGTTGGGGAATAATATTTTTGATCTTTAAATACTCCTCTTTGTCATCAATAATTGGTTCTTTATCAATTCCAGTTTACTTGATTATTACAAGTCAGATAAAAGATGTTATCTTTTTTGGAATAATGTTCATTTTGATCTTTTACACTCATAGAGAAAATATTAAACGACTTAAAAATAAAGAAGAAAATAAGACTAAAATTTATTAA
- a CDS encoding RidA family protein, translating to MSFEEKIKELKIELPEAKSPVGSYVATKVSGKLLYVSGQISMTSNGELIKGKVGKDLNTEEAYKAAERCGLSIVAQVKKACEDDFSKVKSCIKLTGFVNSTDDFTEQPKVINGASDLIASIFGEAGMHTRAAVSTNSLPLGVSVEVDAIFELN from the coding sequence ATGAGTTTTGAAGAAAAAATAAAAGAATTGAAAATAGAACTACCAGAAGCAAAATCTCCAGTTGGCTCTTATGTTGCAACAAAAGTTTCTGGTAAATTACTTTATGTTTCTGGACAAATTTCAATGACTTCAAATGGAGAGCTAATTAAAGGAAAAGTTGGTAAAGATCTTAACACGGAAGAAGCCTATAAAGCTGCAGAAAGATGCGGGTTAAGTATTGTTGCTCAAGTTAAAAAAGCATGTGAAGATGACTTTTCTAAAGTTAAATCATGTATTAAGCTAACTGGATTTGTTAATTCAACAGATGATTTTACAGAACAACCAAAAGTGATTAATGGGGCATCAGACTTGATAGCTTCGATATTTGGTGAAGCAGGAATGCATACTAGAGCAGCAGTAAGCACTAACAGTCTTCCGTTAGGTGTATCGGTTGAAGTTGATGCGATTTTTGAATTAAATTAA
- a CDS encoding UDP-glucose dehydrogenase family protein, producing MKLCMIGTGYVGLVSGVCFSDLGNIVYCVDKDKKKIDLLNNGIVPIYEPGLEEILKKNYMQKRLIFTSDLKKAVKNSDIIFICVGTPTKKNSNSADLKYVFKVANELKKVISKYKIIITKSTVPVTTGDKIEKILIRLKNKKLVDVVSNPEFLREGEAIRDFSYPDRVIIGTESKKANRILKSLYSPIIKKNSRYFNTSRRGAELIKYASNAFLATKISFINELANLTEKAGVDIKDISSGMGSDQRIGERFLRAGPAYGGSCFPKDTRALIDTAKKFKTDLSIVNSVVTSNEKRKVLLTKKLEKILKNKLKNKVITFLGVTFKPNTDDMREASSIPMIKYLNKKDAKIKYYDPSGEKNEFKKLKNVRYCKDIFSACLKSDLIVLHTEWNDFKFLDFKKIVKQDNFKIFDMRNIYSPAKMKNQKINYFSIGR from the coding sequence ATGAAACTCTGCATGATAGGTACAGGCTATGTAGGTCTTGTTAGCGGTGTGTGTTTTTCTGACTTAGGAAATATAGTTTATTGTGTGGATAAAGATAAAAAAAAAATTGATTTACTAAATAACGGTATAGTTCCTATTTATGAACCTGGTTTAGAAGAAATTTTAAAAAAAAATTATATGCAAAAGAGATTAATTTTTACTTCCGATTTAAAGAAAGCTGTTAAAAATTCTGATATTATTTTTATTTGTGTTGGTACCCCTACAAAAAAAAATAGTAATTCTGCTGATTTAAAATATGTATTTAAAGTAGCTAATGAATTAAAAAAAGTAATATCAAAATATAAAATTATAATTACAAAATCTACAGTACCAGTTACCACTGGAGATAAGATTGAAAAGATTTTAATTAGATTAAAGAATAAAAAGTTAGTTGATGTCGTATCTAATCCAGAATTTTTAAGAGAGGGTGAAGCTATTAGAGACTTTTCTTATCCTGATAGAGTAATAATTGGCACAGAAAGTAAAAAAGCTAATAGAATTTTAAAATCACTTTATTCACCTATAATAAAAAAGAATAGTAGATATTTTAACACTTCTAGAAGAGGTGCTGAGTTAATCAAATATGCCTCTAATGCCTTTTTAGCTACAAAAATTTCATTCATTAATGAATTAGCTAATTTGACGGAAAAGGCTGGTGTTGATATTAAAGATATTTCTTCGGGGATGGGTTCTGATCAGCGTATTGGAGAAAGATTTTTAAGAGCTGGTCCAGCTTATGGTGGATCTTGCTTTCCAAAAGATACTCGAGCTTTAATTGATACTGCTAAAAAATTTAAAACCGATTTATCTATTGTTAATAGTGTTGTCACATCTAACGAAAAAAGAAAAGTACTTCTTACAAAAAAACTTGAAAAAATTCTTAAAAATAAACTTAAGAATAAAGTTATCACTTTTTTAGGTGTTACTTTTAAACCAAATACAGATGATATGCGTGAGGCTTCCAGCATTCCAATGATTAAATATCTAAATAAAAAAGATGCTAAAATTAAATATTACGATCCTTCAGGAGAAAAAAATGAATTTAAAAAATTAAAGAATGTTAGATATTGCAAAGATATTTTCTCTGCATGTCTAAAGAGTGATTTAATTGTTTTACATACAGAATGGAATGATTTTAAATTTTTAGATTTCAAAAAAATCGTAAAACAAGATAATTTTAAAATTTTTGATATGAGAAATATATATTCTCCAGCGAAAATGAAAAATCAGAAAATTAACTACTTTTCTATAGGAAGATAA
- the pyrC gene encoding dihydroorotase produces MKKQYFINGNIIDPHNSINENGGLIVSEDGKIEAVGKKVNVNNLPTREKPIDLKGKYLIPGIVDMRVFVGEPGYEYKENFRTLSNAALSGGVTSVVTMPNTNPIIDNVSIVDFLKRRGRDKSKINIFPCASLTQNIEGTNMTEFGLLAKKGIIAFTDGVKTIQNTSLMSRIMNSAKDLDCLIMQHAEDYHLSKNGMINSGIIATKLGLSGIPDIAERIIIERDLTLLEKNKCRYHISQLSSAKSVEVIKERKNDIKFTCGVSVNNLSLNENDIGDFKTFLKLSPPLRKEEDREALVQGLKDKTIDVIVSDHKPEDEESKRLTFSQAATGASGIETLLSLSLELYHNGSVKLETIIQALTSNPAKILRINKGNLTIGNDADFCIIDLDKPWIVKKENLISKSKNTSIEDKKLQGKVTNTFVKGKELFKI; encoded by the coding sequence ATGAAAAAACAATATTTTATAAATGGAAATATTATAGATCCTCATAATTCTATTAATGAGAATGGAGGTTTAATTGTCAGTGAAGATGGAAAAATTGAAGCTGTTGGCAAAAAAGTAAATGTAAATAATTTACCCACCAGAGAAAAACCTATTGACTTAAAAGGAAAATATTTAATTCCTGGTATTGTTGATATGAGAGTTTTTGTGGGTGAACCAGGATATGAATATAAAGAAAATTTTAGAACCCTAAGTAATGCGGCATTATCAGGAGGAGTTACATCGGTTGTGACCATGCCAAATACTAATCCAATAATAGATAATGTTTCAATTGTAGATTTCTTAAAAAGAAGAGGTAGAGATAAATCTAAAATAAATATATTCCCTTGTGCATCGCTTACACAAAATATCGAAGGGACCAACATGACAGAATTTGGATTATTAGCAAAAAAAGGAATAATAGCCTTCACTGATGGCGTCAAAACAATCCAAAATACGAGCTTAATGTCCAGAATAATGAATTCTGCAAAAGATTTGGATTGTTTAATTATGCAACATGCAGAAGATTATCATCTTTCTAAAAATGGAATGATTAATTCTGGAATAATTGCAACAAAACTTGGGTTATCAGGTATACCAGATATTGCAGAAAGAATAATAATTGAAAGAGACTTAACGTTACTCGAGAAAAATAAATGTAGATATCACATTTCTCAACTTTCATCAGCAAAATCAGTTGAAGTAATTAAAGAGAGAAAAAATGATATCAAATTCACTTGTGGAGTATCAGTAAATAATCTTTCATTAAATGAGAATGATATTGGTGATTTCAAAACCTTCTTAAAATTATCACCACCGCTTAGAAAAGAGGAAGATAGAGAAGCATTAGTTCAAGGGTTAAAAGACAAAACTATTGATGTAATTGTCTCAGATCATAAACCTGAAGATGAAGAGTCGAAAAGATTAACTTTTTCACAAGCTGCAACTGGAGCATCTGGAATTGAAACGTTGTTATCACTAAGCCTAGAATTATACCATAATGGTTCAGTTAAACTTGAAACCATAATTCAAGCATTAACATCAAATCCTGCAAAAATTCTTAGAATAAACAAAGGAAATCTTACAATAGGAAATGATGCAGATTTTTGTATTATAGATTTAGATAAACCTTGGATTGTAAAAAAAGAAAATCTAATTTCAAAATCAAAAAATACGTCAATAGAGGATAAAAAATTGCAGGGCAAAGTCACTAATACCTTTGTAAAAGGTAAGGAATTATTTAAAATATAA
- the topA gene encoding type I DNA topoisomerase, producing MNLVIVESPAKAKTINKYLGDNYTVLASYGHIRDLPSKNGSVDPDQNFKMEWEVDSFSKKYLKEITDAAKDSSKIILATDPDREGEAIAWHVKEYLSEKKLLKDKAVERVVFNEITKKAVTHGIDNPRQIEPLLVDAYMARRALDYLVGFNISPILWTKLPGSKSAGRVQSVALKLITEREHEIESFDPEEFWTLSINFQDEKNNLITASISQLDGNKIEKFSFKNKIEINKAIENIKDQKFNISDISSKIISRNPSGPFTTSTLQQVASSRLGFGASRTMQIAQRLYQGIEIDGETIGLITYMRTDGTNLSKDAVSDFRGFIINQYGKEYLPDNPINYSGKKAKNAQEAHEAIRPTDINRSPDSVKKYLSTDQQKLYNLIWTRALSSQMETAKFDRNTITITSTDNKTICKSSGSVLRFDGYLKVFPSLSKDDDETILPEMKNGPINIESLIDEQHFTQPPPRYSEASIVKKLEELGIGRPSTYASIISTIANRGYAEILNKRFFPTDRGKLISAFLEKLFSKYVDYNFTAGLEDQLDEITTGKESWIKVLEMFWKDFNNNVSEVKEKRTREVLDLLNESLGTLIFDKDADGKVVRKCQLCETGSLSLKNSFRGGAFIGCSNYPECKFTRPLSKAKAAAQAQLAEPKFIGKHENGNDIFLKNGRFGPYLQYEKILDELPQEKTTKKKKKVKKLNDVNELLKNVSIPKGLELESIDLEKAQFLCSLPKSLGINPDNQKEIFLNTGRFGPYLKCENKSARIENVEEIFSIGLNRAVTLIAEAKTGRMSASIIKDLGEHPEDKKPVKVMKGQYGPYIKYKSLNATIPEEKDPTELTMEEALILIEKRKEYDKNKKNKKKKKK from the coding sequence ATGAATCTAGTCATAGTTGAGAGTCCAGCAAAAGCTAAAACAATAAATAAATATTTGGGTGATAATTATACTGTTTTAGCAAGTTATGGGCATATAAGAGATTTGCCATCAAAAAATGGATCTGTTGATCCTGATCAAAATTTTAAGATGGAATGGGAAGTTGATAGTTTTTCTAAAAAATATTTAAAAGAAATTACAGATGCGGCAAAAGACTCATCTAAAATTATTTTGGCAACAGACCCAGATCGTGAAGGAGAAGCAATAGCATGGCATGTAAAAGAGTACTTAAGCGAAAAAAAGCTTTTAAAAGATAAAGCAGTTGAAAGAGTAGTCTTTAATGAAATTACAAAAAAAGCAGTCACACATGGTATTGATAACCCTAGACAAATTGAGCCTTTGTTAGTCGATGCTTATATGGCAAGAAGAGCTCTTGATTACTTAGTTGGCTTTAATATCTCGCCTATTCTATGGACAAAATTACCAGGATCAAAATCAGCTGGTAGAGTACAATCTGTAGCTTTAAAACTTATAACAGAGAGAGAACATGAAATTGAGTCATTTGATCCAGAGGAATTTTGGACATTAAGTATTAATTTTCAAGATGAAAAAAATAATTTAATTACCGCAAGTATTTCTCAATTAGATGGAAATAAAATAGAAAAATTTTCCTTTAAAAATAAAATCGAAATCAATAAAGCGATAGAAAATATTAAAGATCAAAAGTTTAATATAAGTGATATTTCATCAAAAATTATTAGCAGAAATCCATCTGGTCCATTCACGACATCAACTTTACAACAGGTAGCTTCAAGCAGATTAGGTTTTGGAGCATCAAGAACAATGCAAATTGCTCAAAGACTATATCAAGGTATTGAAATTGATGGAGAGACAATAGGGTTAATTACTTATATGAGAACTGATGGAACTAATCTTTCAAAAGATGCTGTTTCTGATTTTAGGGGTTTTATTATAAATCAATACGGAAAAGAATACCTTCCCGATAACCCTATAAATTACTCAGGTAAAAAAGCTAAAAATGCCCAGGAGGCTCACGAGGCAATAAGACCTACAGATATAAATAGATCACCAGATTCTGTTAAAAAATATTTAAGTACAGACCAACAAAAACTATACAATTTGATCTGGACTAGAGCTTTATCATCACAAATGGAAACAGCAAAATTTGATAGGAATACGATTACAATAACTTCTACAGATAATAAAACAATATGTAAGTCTAGTGGTTCTGTGCTGAGATTTGATGGTTATTTGAAAGTATTTCCAAGTCTAAGTAAAGATGATGATGAAACAATCTTGCCAGAAATGAAAAATGGACCGATTAATATTGAGTCACTTATAGATGAACAGCACTTTACACAGCCTCCTCCAAGATATTCTGAGGCAAGTATTGTAAAAAAATTAGAAGAGCTTGGAATTGGTCGACCCTCTACTTACGCAAGTATCATATCAACTATTGCAAATCGTGGATATGCAGAAATATTAAATAAAAGGTTTTTTCCAACAGACCGAGGAAAATTAATATCTGCTTTTTTAGAAAAATTATTTTCTAAATATGTAGATTATAATTTTACAGCAGGATTAGAAGATCAACTAGATGAAATAACAACAGGTAAAGAAAGTTGGATAAAGGTTCTAGAGATGTTTTGGAAGGATTTTAATAACAATGTTTCAGAGGTGAAAGAGAAAAGAACTAGAGAGGTTTTAGATTTATTAAATGAAAGTCTAGGAACATTAATATTTGACAAAGATGCGGATGGAAAAGTTGTAAGAAAATGTCAATTATGTGAAACAGGATCTTTGAGTTTAAAAAATAGCTTTAGAGGAGGTGCGTTTATAGGCTGCTCAAATTATCCTGAATGTAAATTTACTAGGCCACTCTCTAAAGCAAAAGCCGCAGCACAGGCTCAATTAGCAGAACCAAAATTTATTGGCAAACATGAAAATGGAAATGATATATTTCTAAAGAATGGAAGGTTTGGCCCTTATTTACAATATGAAAAAATATTAGATGAATTGCCTCAAGAAAAAACAACTAAAAAGAAAAAAAAAGTAAAAAAACTTAATGATGTTAATGAACTTTTAAAGAATGTTTCAATACCTAAAGGTTTAGAGCTTGAAAGTATTGATCTTGAAAAAGCTCAATTTTTGTGCTCTTTACCAAAATCACTTGGTATTAATCCTGATAATCAAAAAGAAATCTTTTTAAATACAGGAAGATTTGGACCCTACTTAAAATGTGAAAATAAATCTGCAAGAATAGAAAATGTTGAGGAAATATTCTCAATAGGATTAAATAGAGCAGTTACATTAATAGCTGAAGCAAAAACAGGGAGAATGTCTGCCTCAATCATTAAGGATTTAGGAGAACATCCAGAAGATAAAAAACCAGTAAAGGTAATGAAAGGTCAATATGGGCCTTATATCAAATATAAGTCCTTAAATGCTACTATACCTGAAGAAAAAGATCCTACAGAACTTACAATGGAAGAAGCCTTGATCCTTATAGAGAAAAGAAAAGAATACGATAAGAATAAAAAAAATAAAAAAAAGAAAAAGAAATGA